The Cicer arietinum cultivar CDC Frontier isolate Library 1 chromosome 1, Cicar.CDCFrontier_v2.0, whole genome shotgun sequence genome contains the following window.
ACAAGAAACAATGCAACCAATCCAACATGTGTTGAACTAATGAGTTTTAGACAAAAGACTAAACACCTTTTTATAGAGATACAAGTCTCCTAGTcctaaataaatatgaaaatcaagaacaaactataataataactaagtaatatgaaaattaatcataagAGATACTCTAAGATAAGAAACTAATCATGAGATAATTCAAAATATGCTAAACATAATATCAAGATATTATGAGATATATAAGGAGTGCTAGGAACACTCTTTAACACTCACTCTAACAATCACTCTCTTATTGGGTGAAATCTACGTGGGTCCCACCATTTTATGAGGGACTCATTTTCAAAGTGTGAGACCACATTGATTTCACCCGATCAGAGAGTGAGTGTTGGAAAAAGAGTGTTTTTAGCACTCCTCGATGTGAAgtatttcatatattataatttctaACACTCCCTCTCAAACCAAAACTTACTAAAATTTAGTTTGTTACAAGAAATAATGCATTTCTCTGCAACTAAAATAAAGTCTGGGAAGGCAACTCAAGGATGCGGAAGAAGTTGCAGAGAATTTCTAAAAAGGTAGTCTAGCCAGATAATTAGAATGATCATCATCTTGAGAGAAGTTTCATAACAGTAAACACAAAAAAAGCAAGATCTGCACTTCCCAAGTCAGAGAACTGTTTCAAGGACAAAGGCAAAGTCGATGCATTTGGGACAAAGACTGAGCTAGGCCAATGCATCTGGGGGGAATATGGAGCCAATGTATTGGGGGAAAGGTGGGGGAAAGGTTGAGGCTAGAGGCGTTTGGGACAATCCGCAAAAGTCACGATTGAAACGAGCTACTCCAATAAAACTTCTCACTACAAAGCTAGATATTGGGATTGAGTTATGCCATTTCCTAATCCCAAATTCTTATGAAACTAATCTCAGGAAATAGTCTATGATACTCTGAGAAACTAATTCTACGAGATAAAGTGAGATACTCTGAAATTATAAgatgttttgatatattttacgTGTgtgtgaaaaattaaatttgggaTAGCTTTTCATTTAGAGTATCATTTAATTGTTTCTTGCTAATGAAAGATTGACCAAATCCACATAACTTCCCGAAAACTTACGCTATGATAGCTTCCTGCATAATTTGTATGCTGCCGCAAATCATCAACATCCAAGCTGTCAAGTGATCCTGATATTAGAAGCTGTGGAAATAAATAAGGTCAAGCAAAATGGGTATTAAATCATACTAAGACATgattaaacattatttttaagaattAGATGAAGATAGATCCCAAGAAAATTGGCAGTAAAAGAAGACAAAATCAGTTAACTAATGAAATTCAGTGAACAAATAAATGTGGATAAGGCTATTCGCTATAGAACAATGATGTCGTTTGCATTGCTCTTTAAACCAAGTCCAAAAGAAATTGTGAAATCAATAGCTAAAGGCTATTTTTAACATATAGAGCCCATCctccagaagaaaaaaaatttaactgtTGCATTGAGTGTGTTTTTGTGTGGAAGGTCATGTGTGGGTGAGAGCATACTTGTTAATGTGTGTAATAAGTGCAGTAATTATAACAAATGTTTTTAAAACCAGACTGGTGATTGAACTGGTGGAGCCACTAGTTCACCGTTCAATCGTGGTTAAATCAATCAATCCGATAATATAGAATATACCTTTTTGATATCATCATATAGaacactaaaataatattaaaatattgaaaagttatgataatttaaattttattaatagaaaatCATTATATAATACACCTGTAAAAATGTCATCAAAcaattatcttaaaaatatgtattttgaaatataaaaagttaaaaaaataaaaaattggtcaGTTAAAACCAGTGTTTACCACTGGTTTTTTATCAGTTTACGTGACCAGCCAACCGGTTCTAAGATCTACTGATTGTTTGGGTAAAAAGACCTAACACCTGACTGGTTCTTGGTTTAGCCGATCAAACCAGTCAGTCTGAGTCTCGAAACATAGACTATTACTGAAAGCAATGTGTGTGTCTTttttatatgcatatatatCAAAGTATAAATTGATAGTGGACTAATTATCCAGTGGAAGCCTCttctattttattcttttaattgtAAATTAGTTATTTGGTACACACACACGCACATATATATTACAGGGCCTTgctaaaaaaatagaaattttgcattcaaaagaaaaaaagttgaaCTTTCAAGAATTTGAATGCACAACTTTCaatatagaatatatatttggaTCCTTAACAAGTGTACTAAGGGCACTTGTTAGCATTTGCCCATAAATATAAATTGCATTTAACTAAaacttttgattatttttttcagTTTGAGTTTAGTTTAATCTTGTGATTTTGAGGCTATTTTCCTAGTCTTTTATTTTGTATGCATGTGTATATGTATAgatataatttcatattttagatAAGACCACAAGATCTGTATTACAATCCTCCCAGTTACAATCTTTCATTCCCCTCCCGGTCCTTCCAACACTTCTGACAGTATCTTGAGCTCGACAACATTGACAATCCATTCATTGTCACATAGAAAACATCCAAAATAAACACTAATCCACCTACGAAATAAAATTACAAACTGACTATTACAATCGACATAGACAGaacaaaataattatctcaGTACTTTGTTAATTGTGGTCTTCTTCATACACAAAGTAGAAGCTTCACGGTTCACAGTGCACAATGGGAGCAAAAATCTCATCCAAAAGAAGGAAATTAGCAAGAAAAGAAAGTAGAGACAGATATAGCCTCCCCTCAAGAGAAGTCAAAACTCAAAAGCACAGATGCAAAGATAAGAAAGTCAAGCCTTTTCACTTTATAATTACCTATCATTAGGAAAATAATTTGCAACTACAGTACAGACCATACATGGTTATATATGCAGCCCTATAGCACTGGCAAGGGTATATTATGACATGCAGTTAAAATGATATGCATTCAGTTGTTAAACAGATCCATAACAGCACAACACGATCAagcattaaaataaaaaattatagaaaaatagctgtacaagcctaaaagtgaatCAAGTTATAAGAGAACCTGAAGTTCATGCTCATTAAACATATCAATCCAATCCTTCTGAATAAGTTGCTGAAATCCTCTCAAGAAATGAGAACTTTGCTGGCGAATCTGAAAACATCAATATTTGGTTTAGGTAATGGACACTTAAATGCATTGGAATCAAGAAAtgcaattcaaataaaataaaaaaaacactgCATTTCACCTGAGAATTTAAGCGATGATTGGCTACAAGGTGGATAAAAGTAATAACATTCTCGTTAGTGACGCGGAGGTTTTTTCCCCCTGGAAGCAGCTCCTCTTCTGTTTGCTCTCCATATTCATTATTCAATATAACAAAGTATAGTTCCAAATCCGAAATGTCACCCTCATAACGCTGTTAGTAAAAACAGAATCAATAGGAGCAAAATGAGACACTCGCTAAGAAAAACAACGATGCCCATTCACATTGTAtatttttatgggttttgtaGTAACTAGTAAGTATAGGTATAACCGAGTTTATTACTTTATtaagaataaaagaaaagaagCAAACAAATAAACCTTATAATTTGCGACACATTTCAAAAAGATGTATTACTTCTGCAAGTTTGAATATTTTGGTAATTTAAGAATCACTCGGGCTTTAACGTGTGTGATGCACAGGGCATAGGGAAACAAATATGATTAATATTTGGGTGCATTATAATAATgactttattataaaatttgtaagCTAATtagaaaagataatttttttactcataTTATAGAAGATCATAACATATAAAATTTGAGGACAGTAATAAATAGTTATAAGCAATCAAGAGAAATACAACTAAAATATTTTGcattagaaaatattaaaaaaaaaactatacatcgattgaaaagattttaaaaaatggatACATATTGATaagttaatttaataattcttatgttaatattttagataaaatattcatttttaaaaattatcttcAATTTTTCCTGAATCTAAATTTTGTAGTCTATTGACTCTTATTTCATGTAAACTAATAGTCTGtctcatttaattaaataagaaagaaaatattAGCAAGATTATTGTGCAAATAATTGTCTTTGAAAAGTGTTAAATAGTAGTAGCAGTGTAGCGTCTTATAAGAAAAAGGTAGTAGCAGTACAGTGGAAGATGAAAGATGTTATTTCtggttttatttttgtgaaaaaatagaaatttggAAGGTGAAAGGGTGGCTATGTTTACTGGTCCTTGGAGGCAAACTATTTAGGCGGGATTAAGAATGGTTTAGGCGCTCAAACTGGTGGCCAATTATACTCTTTTTATACATAAAAGaatttatagttttaaattggTGCATATACCTATGGCATGGCAATTCAACATGGTGCTGTCATATCCCTGCCATGATTATGCATCTGTGTAGTACTAGTTATGTATCAGTATGTTTGATGTTAGAATACATTGAAAATATCTCATAATAGTTGGTTTAGAGTAACTTAAAATATCTTAGATTATCTCTCAGGATAAGTTTccatatatttctttatatgtCATGATCTGTTATTTAATTAGTATTAAGAGTGTAGTATTGGTAAAAATAAGTTTTGGTCTTTTGTATAATAAGGCCATAATCAAAATTCAAAGTTTTTATTCTTTCTCTTCCCTCTTACCTTATCTAAAACCTTACAAATGCATTATGGCATAATTAGAGAGACATCATCCTCCCAGACTTATATTGTCACTATTCTGTTGCCAAATTCCCTAAAATCGGAACTCTACTGTCATAATGCCATTATCTCCATGTTTCTTTTCTTCTCGTCAGCCATGCACAACCTGTCTCAAAAACCTTAGATCAGTTTACCGCACTGCTATGTTCTACTTCCGAGTCTCTGACAGCCTCCAACTATCACAGATGCAGTCTGAACCCAGCTATTCCAAATGAAGCCTGACCTGACTATCCAATTTTAAAGTTTAACCTTGGCAAATGGCTATCCTAGGTGCAGTATTGTCCCAACTATTTCAGATTCAATTTGGCCCCAGCTACATGTTATGTATCAGTGGTGAATTAACAGTGACCAGCCTTCATTGTGAGTAGTACCAATGATGATTTCTCTTATCTTTCTGATGAGTCATTTCGTAGTGATATATAAGCCTATGATGCAACCAAACCTcagtttgaattaaaaaaaattgggtatcctaaattttcttgttgttcAAAGCTTCTAAGTTCTGAATGTTTCTAGGTGGATTTAAAGAAGTTTTAGTTCttgtagttataaataattcacaAGAAATTTCCATTGAAGATCATCCCAACGAATTTCTTTTTCCTTGGTTATGCAACACTAACAACCAATTCTTCAGGGTGATGATCGTTCCAAAAATTTTGCTTTCCCAGCAAAGCTCATCTCTCTGAATCTTCAACATCCATGAAGTTATTTTCCATCCATGTTTGGGGAACCCATATTATACTTTACTTTTTAGGGTTCATTTGTAATAACAGGCGTAAAGCTTAGTATGAGGGACAATATTAGAATGTATGGAAAATATCTTACAGTATTTGGGTTGTGCCTTGGAGTAACCTATATTTAGAATATCTTGGAAAATCTCTAAAGATTGGTTGCCATAGATCcttatatttatgatttttatttaattaggaTTACTAGATTAGGAAATtagtattaatttaaataaggaCTAGTGCATAGACTTTTATatatgttagaatattagaaaatatcttataatatcttttatattatattagagtatcttaaattatttattatgatcaatttataataatagagATATCTttgaatatctctcattattattatgatttattcctgatttaggattgagtctatgtttctctataaatagagattagtattgaatcttttgtaataaaatcagcattaaaactattatcaataatattcaaacccttattattttttctccttcttttctctaaaatcccacaacttcaacaatatAATAAAACCATAAATCCAATTTAAGGTTTATAATGTTGGTCTTCTCTCCTCCTTTGTCTAAAATCCTATGacttcaaatttataatataaaaattcgGATCAAGTTATATATAGTCATATTAGATTTCTTTAGCTTGTACATATATATGCAAGTACAGCAAAAGTATATCACTTCctaatcagaaaaaaaaaaatgtaagcaTCCATCTAGTTCTTGTCTATTCAGATGTAAATAGAAGAAATGAGTAAATATCCCTTTTGGTCCCCTGAAGATATAAATGTCATTAGGTCGATCCTCCATTCCCAGATCCATCCAACTAGTCCTTCTATTAATAGCATTAAAAGGACCAATTTGAGGTTGCCAATTAATAGAGGACTAGCACAATGACACTAGCATCTTTGGAGGACTGAAATTGGACATTCTTAGTTTTCTCAAGAACGAGGCAGATACAAGGAAATGAAAGCTAAAGAAATTGCATTACCTTTAGAAATATAAGATGACGATATAATTCAGGGTCCAAGGAAGGCAAGTCATTCAAATAGTTGTGCCTGATACAAGAGAAAAAAAAGGGTGTAAGAAAGCAGGAAGTATAACTTCCTCAAATAGCATGGTAATCTCTGACTAAAATAACGAAACAGAGTACTCATTTGCTAGAATCAAGGGAACATGCTACTATAGGAAGTGCGCAGAACCAATTCATTtccaaaaatacaaaagatCCACCACCAGAGAGTCATTACATGAATCCTACTACGTCACACTTGTGAAACTCAAACATCAGCACACATTAGCTGGAAGCAAGTAAACAATGCATGGAAACTCGGGATTTGAGCATCGAACAacctaaatttaaatataaaagaactCCACAAAGCAGGCCAAAAAGACACCTTAGGTCTTACTTCTGTTTCAATTTGCTCAAAAAGAATGTAGCAAATGGTAAATCAACTAGAATCCCTTCGAACATAGCCTGCAAATGTAACATGTGAGATTGAAGTTCAGTTTCAATCAAGAAATCAATATAGGTAACGGAAGCATTTAACCAAAAAAAAGGATGCAGACCAATCAACCGTGTGATGAAAAAGACAGAATAGCATATGATAGTAGATTTGGTCACTATGCAAGACCCCACTTAATAAAAGCGAAAAGGGGGTAAAAGAGACAAAAACGTACCTTTGCAAGAAGAGTACCAAGAAAGTGGAAAAATTGGAGATGTTGTTCATGTATCATTCCTGATCCAGGATTTGGATAAAGCAGATGATCCGCTGTTTCCTGGATGCATTGATGTTAAGATGGCCGTAAATCAATTAATAACAGTGAAGATGTAAGGAAAATTATGGACAGTATAAgataataaaacatttttaaaccAGAAATTTTAAAACTTCAAAGCTTACTTATTTCCATAATATCTAAGTCACACACCGGACATTTTGGTTGTTGTTACAGGCATAATAGTATAGTTAATTTTCCAAACTTTAGTAAACAACTGTATTCTAGGACTTTAGTAAAACTTTAGTAAACATTTTGGTTGTGCTACAGTTTATCTGTATTTGTAAGAATGGAGTTAAAAAGGACTGAATTCTAGGCCATATGGTCATAGAGGCTATGATACCACATCATGACCTAACTCTCCTAAAAGCTTATGCTATTAGGTGTGTTGAAGCTATGGGATTTTAGAtcaaaggaggagagaaaataataagggttttaatattattgataatagcttaatgctgacttgattacaaaagactcaatactaatctctatttatagagaaacatagactcaatcctaaaccaggaacaaattataataataatgacagatattctaagatatctctatgattataaattgatcataggaaataattcaagatactctgatataatattaaagatattataagatattttctaatattctaacactccccctcaagataaagcttactaagttttagcttgttacaagaagataatgttttgctctacaaaataataaaaaggatggaaaagcaactcagggatgcaagtgaagtcggagagagctgctataaatatagcctagccagatagccgaTATGATCATCatcctgagagaaattcatgggaAGCAATTGAACAAAACAAGGTTTGTTCTTCTAAAAACtacatttggaagcttcaaaccaatcaTATTGAAGAGgtgtgcttcaaggagagaaaggcaaaGCCAGTGCATCTGGGGCAAAGATGGGGCcagtgcatctgggacaaagatgGGACCAGTGCTAAAGtgtgagtcatgaaaataaaagacattgtCAGAATGACCATCAATGgaaaaagaacaaaacaaggtccgttcttctaaaaactgcatttggaagctttaAACCAATCATATTGGAGAGgtgtgcttcaaggagagaaaggcaaggccagTACATCTGGAGCAAAGATGGGGCCAATGCATCTGAGACAAAGATGGGGCCAGTGCTAAAGtgtgagtcatgaaaataaaagacattttCAGAATGACCATCAATGGAAAAAGAAGCCATCGCTAATTTGATTCATCTGTAGGAAAAGGGACACCGCCGGAATGATCATTGGTGGGAATAGAAGCCACTGTTATAATCTATTAGTAggaactaaattgcatgacgAACACCAAAGAGGAAGCAGCGCGACTCTAATGAAACGAAGTCATGATCGATCAGCGGAGTGAGAAAACTCCAAAACAGGAGAGACAATGGTTGGTTCGGAAAACTTGCTAGATAACTTTTCCAGCAACGACAGCAGATGGAAGGCAGCAGTAGATGGCGGATCTTAGAGGAACATGAGCGCGCATGGAGCAACTTTTGACCTAAAAAAAATATGGGTTGTGTAGATTGGGAGATTCCGCACACAATAAAATAGGTGTAACCGTAGCCCGAACTAGAATACAAGTGAAAATTCGAAACTTCGAGGTTGAGGCGCGATTGGCCGACCAAGCAGCAACTGATTGGCGTCAAAACGTGTCAAAATGttgaaaaagagaaactatgattatattccctaactgtTGGGAACTCGATAGCTAAATAGAGGCGGGATCATttaaggaggatcgaaataggctctagataccatgttgaagttgtgggattttaaagaaaatgaagggagaaaataataagggtttgaatattattgataatagtttaatgctgacttgattacaaaagactcgatactaatctctatttataaagaaacatagactcaattcTAAACCAGgaacaaattatattaataatgacagatattctaaaatatctctatgattataaattgatcataggaaagaattcaagatactctaatataatattaaagatattataagatattttctaatattctaacaaggTGAACTGGAGAAGGCACATAAATGGCACACTCTTCATTATTTGTCCTTCAAGGTAATGCACACATCTTAAAAATTATGGATTACTAAGATAGAATTTTGCAAATTGATTAAAATGTCATTGTCGTAGTAGTTAGGTAAATAAGGACTAGAAGTGTACTATAGGTTGAGATACTACCACATAAGGGTATTAATGGAAAAACAATTCATGCTTTCTAGATATTCTAAAGAAACAGTTTATTCGATACAAATCAAAGTTCTAATACACAAACAcacaccatatatatatatatatatatatatatatatatataatatgaaaaataacacAAAATTCAATGACCTTAAATAATCCATACTGCACATCAAAGGAAGCCCGTGTTATGTTCTCCATGAAATCTTTGAATATTCCACCCCCATCTATTCCAGCTTCTTCAACTCCAAATTCATTGACAAAAGTTACACGAATCTGAAAATTGGATAAAAGGATAATTTACATGTTCCCTAAAGGACCAGGTAGTATACATAAGGATAGGCCTTAGGAAAGAACATCACCAGTCCTCGAAGATCATCTTCTGATAACTGACTCATTTGATTATAAGCATCTTCCAAGATATGATCGCGTCTTATTCTGAACCGATTTCTAGTAAATACAGCCTGAGATCCATGTCTTTGCCTAGCTGCAGCTAGTTGAGACTGATGAAACAATAATAGACAGTAGTCAAGTATATGAAACGCATCATTAATATGTGATATGCAGAAACTCCAAAGCTGCTCACTGTCATTCATTTTAAATCCATAACACATAATTGTTATCTGAATAAGTAAGAACTGAATGACATTCTTACAGTGAATATTTTAACCCTGCTTGTAAATGGAATCAAGAAAGCGGCCTGCGTTAAAATTTCATTTGCTCGTGCGTTTTCTATTACAGCCTGTGGAGAAAAGATTACTAACTACCAAATCAAGATTACCGATTGTTTCAACTAAAAACCATAGTAGGGAGGGATAATACCTGAGAGATAAAAAAGTCATTCACCCCGTCAGCATGGAAGTCACTGGGGGATGTAAACTGTCGTCTGTTGTTCCAATCTTGCAGCTAAGGGAAGAAATTCAAAAGGCAAGttaggaagaagagaaaaaaaacaattcatatGCAGATGCTTATTGGATGCAGGTGCAtgtttaaatattataacaacAAGGAAAACCTAAATATCTCTTCTCTTTTATGTGGAAAGAAGAACATTATTAGTGAGAAAAGAGTGAAATCACAAGTACAGGAAGGATAAGATATCCTTTAAAGTgaaataagaaaaaagaaaacaatacgGGAAAAAACAGAATAAAAAATGCAGTAATTAAGGGTGTCCAGTCTTTGATAGTTGTGGAATAGCACCACCATAGAAGCcatcaacaaaaaaaagtaaaacaagaTACACAAAATATCACAATATCATGACATCTTTTTAGCCCAATGGAGTGGAAAAATGAAACTAGTTATACAACAACTGAGATTGTTTCCACTTTTCTACCTGGGACAGGAGCTCAGAGACAACTATGCTAACCCTCTGTTGAACAGCTTCCATAGAGAGCTTTTTACTGCTTGTCCTAACTGGAATAGATCTAACCGAATTAGCAGATGAGGTATGATTTACCCACAGTAGCTGCCACAGAGCCTGCAGAAACAGAAAAATTACATACATTAGCTGTATCTGCAAATCTTACATTTGTATGAAGCAATATCAGGAATTTAAGCAAATATAATGGGCCATGCCCACCAGTTTCATAAAACGTAAATTCTCCAGTTCTTTGGACTAATATATATAGAGCTTGCTTAAAgtgaaaagaagaaaatattccATTTCAGTAATCCATCAATGAACATCTTTCCTAAGTACTAAGGATTCTAATCTCAGAACACTCGACAACTTTCTTAAAAATAGGCAATCTATTCCCAAAACATTACCTGCTTCAATAGAATGATGAGGCTGCTGATATCCTTCAGTGATAAAGGTTTCTCCTGCTCATAAAATTCCTCATTGTCAACTATCGTAAGCATATGCCTGACCAGAAAAAGATTAGAATACTTCAATCAACACACTCAAACAAGACTATGATTAGATTTAAAGAGAATCAAATGACCATGGGCATAGAGGCTATTGTACATACATTAATACAAGTATTTATTGAACAAGTCAACAGTACTAAAGTCTTACTTGTAAACAGGGCAGAATACAGCCAGGGGTAACAGCCAGCCCGGGGCATCCCCTGAGAGGTATGATAACCGCTCAGACAGTGATGACCATTTTTTGTTCTCATGGCACCGCTTCATAAAATTCCAAAGCATAGGAACAAGTTCAGTTCTGTAGGCGAGCACCGTCATAATCCTTTCAAGTGGCAATGTGTTGAAGATAACATATAAAAACCCACAAACTGCACCAACAGCTGCAACCTCCATATCATCTGGCCCATTGGCAGATGAAATTTCTCTGAATAATATGTTTGTCTGCACATGTCAAGAATTAACAATTCACCaccaatttttcaaaaaaaaatggtaaagGAAAACTTTGATGACACTCTAAGTACAAAAGTCATTTGGATGATGATATACCAGTTGCAAAAGGAAGCGAGTATCTATGGAATTACAAATTTGTTGATCCAATTTCTTATCTAAAGCTACTTCCATTACTTCATCATCGCCAGCCATATCATCCTCAGCAATCATAGAATCTGATATCAACACCAACCAGATTAAAAGAATATGgtagatatatatataaccaattCATATTtgcataaaaagaaaaaaatttcaactgTAATGAAGCAAAGATAAATTTAGTAACTGTAAGTTAGACTTATTTCTGCTATTAACTGTAGTCAGTTTGTGTGTAATGCTAGCTCAGCAGGC
Protein-coding sequences here:
- the LOC101491382 gene encoding E3 ubiquitin-protein ligase UPL6 isoform X1 yields the protein MFFSGDPSNRKRVDLGGRSTKERDRKNLLEQTRLERNRRLWLRQQNSAALRIQKCFRARKVVRIEQSKLREKFLRIYGKNCPNVDRNAFGPDSDFLRQFLYFFNAENIDDFLVLVQICRLLLKCVQENGDVVSLFAGVDYSSICALVNYRVKKLAYTCIRAVHHNRNQLKDQLLLTPNESSASAIPLLEVLVLLLDLKLPWSCKIVGYLSQNNGFGLLREIILMGKDNANREKGSSLERVLTVVMCHIGQKPCLCSDIDPRYSFSSQILTIPFLWHVFPNLRQVFARQGLSQHYIHLMATSVPNLISFLPKDISDEFPTYACLLGNILETGGVALSQPDCSFNMAIDLAAVTTFLLEAHPSLTRSDSRENSMIAEDDMAGDDEVMEVALDKKLDQQICNSIDTRFLLQLTNILFREISSANGPDDMEVAAVGAVCGFLYVIFNTLPLERIMTVLAYRTELVPMLWNFMKRCHENKKWSSLSERLSYLSGDAPGWLLPLAVFCPVYKHMLTIVDNEEFYEQEKPLSLKDISSLIILLKQALWQLLWVNHTSSANSVRSIPVRTSSKKLSMEAVQQRVSIVVSELLSQLQDWNNRRQFTSPSDFHADGVNDFFISQAVIENARANEILTQAAFLIPFTSRVKIFTSQLAAARQRHGSQAVFTRNRFRIRRDHILEDAYNQMSQLSEDDLRGLIRVTFVNEFGVEEAGIDGGGIFKDFMENITRASFDVQYGLFKETADHLLYPNPGSGMIHEQHLQFFHFLGTLLAKAMFEGILVDLPFATFFLSKLKQKHNYLNDLPSLDPELYRHLIFLKRYEGDISDLELYFVILNNEYGEQTEEELLPGGKNLRVTNENVITFIHLVANHRLNSQIRQQSSHFLRGFQQLIQKDWIDMFNEHELQLLISGSLDSLDVDDLRQHTNYAGSYHSEHIVIEIFWEVLKGFSMENQKKFLKFVTGCSRGPLLGFRYLEPLFCIQRAGGNASEDALDRLPTSATCMNLLKLPPYKSKEQLETKLLYAINADAGFDLS
- the LOC101491382 gene encoding E3 ubiquitin-protein ligase UPL6 isoform X2; translation: MFFSGDPSNRKRVDLGGRSTKERDRKNLLEQTRLERNRRLWLRQQNSAALRIQKCFRARKVVRIEQSKLREKFLRIYGKNCPNVDRNAFGPDSDFLRQFLYFFNAENIDDFLVLVQICRLLLKCVQENGDVVSLFAGVDYSSICALVNYRVKKLAYTCIRAVHHNRNQLKDQLLLTPNESSASAIPLLEVLVLLLDLKLPWSCKIVGYLSQNNGFGLLREIILMGKDNANREKGSSLERVLTVVMCHIGQKPCLCSDIDPRYSFSSQILTIPFLWHVFPNLRQVFARQGLSQHYIHLMATSVPNLISFLPKDISDEFPTYACLLGNILETGGVALSQPDCSFNMAIDLAAVTTFLLEAHPSLTRSDSRENSMIAEDDMAGDDEVMEVALDKKLDQQICNSIDTRFLLQLTNILFREISSANGPDDMEVAAVGAVCGFLYVIFNTLPLERIMTVLAYRTELVPMLWNFMKRCHENKKWSSLSERLSYLSGDAPGWLLPLAVFCPVYKHMLTIVDNEEFYEQEKPLSLKDISSLIILLKQALWQLLWVNHTSSANSVRSIPVRTSSKKLSMEAVQQRVSIVVSELLSQLQDWNNRRQFTSPSDFHADGVNDFFISQAVIENARANEILTQAAFLIPFTSRVKIFTSQLAAARQRHGSQAVFTRNRFRIRRDHILEDAYNQMSQLSEDDLRGLIRVTFVNEFGVEEAGIDGGGIFKDFMENITRASFDVQYGLFKETADHLLYPNPGSGMIHEQHLQFFHFLGTLLAKAMFEGILVDLPFATFFLSKLKQKHNYLNDLPSLDPELYRHLIFLKRYEGDISDLELYFVILNNEYGEQTEEELLPGGKNLRVTNENVITFIHLVANHRLNSQIRQQSSHFLRGFQQLIQKDWIDMFNEHELQVD